GGCGTAGAACACAATCATGAAAGATAGTGGTACGGCAAGATGGCGTATATACGCCATCCAGTTAATATTCCCGTTCCCGCGTTCAACAAAAAAGAACGGGAAACCGAACATAATCCCCCAGCCGATAATGTGTATCAGTATCTCCAGGGGACGACGTGCGGATGTAAAGGTTTGTTTCATAAAGACAAAGATAGTTTTTTATTCGTATCTGATGGCCTCTATCGGGTCTAAATCTGCTGCTTTCTTGGCAGGATACCATCCGAAGAAGACTCCGGTGACGGTACATACCGCAAAAGAAAGGAATACACTCCACGGCTGGATATAGATAGGCCAATGTGCCACGCTTTTCACAATCCAACTGGCTCCGCAGCCGATTATCACTCCGATGATACCGCCCGTGATACTAATCATAATGGCTTCGATAAGGAACTGGCTCAGAATATCGACCCCTCTCGCGCCGACTGACATGCGCAGGCCGATTTCGCGGGTACGTTCCGTTACAGATACATACATGATATTCATAATTCCGATACCACCTACCACCAGCGAGATACCCGCAATACAAGCAAGCAGAGTCGTCATCAAATCGGTAGTGGAGTTGAGCATCGTACTCAATTCCTGTTGTGTACGGATGGTGAAATCATCATCGTCCGTTGCTTTCAGCTTATGGTTACGGCGAAGAATCGTACTGATTTCATCCGTAGCATACTCCGTCATATCTTCAGTGAGGGCAGAAGCAAACACTCCCTGCAAGTACGTGACGGCAAGCAAACGTTTCATTACGGTAGTATAAGGAGCAAGCACTACGGCATCCTGGTCTTGTCCCATAGAGTTGTACCCCTTTGCTTTGAGTACACCTACCACCCGGAAGGGTATCTTGCTGAAACGGATAATCTTGCCTACCGGATCACTTCCGTCCGGGAAAAGATTGTCCACTATCGTCTTTCCTATCACGCATACTTTTGCCGAACTCTGTATGTCGGCTTCCGTAAACATCTCCCCATTTTCCACCGTCAACTGGCGAATATCGAGATATTCCGTTCCTACGCCATTCACAGATGCCGGATAGTTATTGTTGCCGGCAATAAGCTGTCCCGATGAAGAAACATTGGGACTCACGGCAGACAAGAAACTTGTCTCATCGCGCAAGGCTTCATAATCGGTAAGCTTCAAGGTCTGCATGGCCGACGGGTCTTGCCGTACACCACCACGCATATCAGCTCCCGGATGAATCATAATCATGTTCGACCCCATCTCGGAAATCTGCTGCTGGATGCTTTTCTTCGAACCCTGTCCGATGGCGAGCATTGTGATGACGGAAGCAACACCGATAATGATACCGAGCATGGTGAGAAAAGCACGCAGCTTATTGTTCGCCAACGCCCGGAGAGCTATCTTGAATAAATTAGTTCCATTCATAATAAAAAATTTGCTAATTGGTCAATATGCTGATTAACTAATTTCCCGGCTATATGATTACGTAGCCTGTTGGAGCATTAGCGCATCGGCACATTGAATAATAATTAATCCTCGTCGTTTTTCGGCAACGCAGCCAGTGCTTCGGCAGCGGACAGAATCTTCGGATTAGGAGTATCCTCTATAACGTGACCGTCGCGCAAGCGGATATTCCGGCTGCTGTATTGCGCGATTTCGGGATTGTGCGTTACGAAAATAATCGTGCGTCCTTCCGCGTGAAGTTTCTGAAACAGGACAAGTATCTCGAAAGAGGTACGGCTGTCGAGATTTCCGGTCGCTTCATCCGCAAGAATCACTGCAGGATTATTCACCAACGCACGCGCAATGGCAACACGTTGCATCTGTCCACCGGACATCTGGTTGGATTTATGTTCCAGACGGTCGCCCAGTCCCACAGCCTGCAAAGATTCGATGGCCCGGCGGCGACGTTCGGTAGCACTGACGGACGAGTTGTACATCAGCGGCAGTTCCACGTTCTCCACTGCGGTCGTTTTAGGCAGCAGATTGTAACTTTGGAACACGAACCCAATCTTACGGTTTCTCAGTACCGCACGTTGAGGCTTGCTCATCGTGCGGACGGGAATGTCGTCGAGCAGATACTCTCCGCTTGTCGGAGTGTCCAGGCAGCCTAATATATTAAGCAGCGTGGACTTTCCCGAGCCGGAAGTACCCATAATGGTGACAAACTCCCCTTCGTTGATAGTAAACGAAACGCCCCGTAACGCATGGACGGTTTCGTCTCCCACCTGGAAGTCCCGTTTGATATTTTGTATTTCAATTACTTTCTTCATGGTTGTCACTTATTGTTCTTTTTTTTGTTGTCTCCCGGACGACTTGGCATGAACGGGCTTCTTTCCCCACTGCTTTCATTATTGGGTTCAGCCCCCATTTTTTCACCCGGCAATGCACCTATGGTAGCTTCGGACACTACTTTCGTTCCTTCGGAGAGACCACTGACAATTTCCGTAGACATACCGTTACTGATTCCGATTTCTACCGGATGGGCTGTGAATGTCATTCCTTCACGCGTCCAAAGTTTATGTTCGCCTTCGCAATCTTTTACGATGTCATTAGCACCGATCAGAGGTTTTTCCGGTACGAAACGCAAGGCTTTGTTCGGAACGGACAATACATCCTTTTTATCAAGAATATAGATAGTAACATTCGCTGTCAAACGTGGTTTCAGCTTTTGTTCGGGATTAGGAGCGGAGATTACTACTTCATAAGTAACTACCGTGCTTGTGCTGCTACTTGTACTGCTCGTACTGCTTGCATCTCCCAAGCGAATCTGCGTCACTACACCATCGAACGTATCATTCGGATAGGCATCTACTGTAAAGCTGGCACGTTGTCCTTCTTCCACACCGCCTATATCGGCTTCATCCACATCGGCTACCACCTGCATCTGCGTCAAATCCGCAGCAATGGTGAAAAGCGTCGGGGTTTCGAATCCGGAAGCAACCGTCTGGCCGGCTTCCACATCACGGCTGATAACGACTCCGTCAATCGGCGAAGTAATTGTTGCGTAAGACAGGTTACGTTCCGCTTTTGCCAAAGACGCCTTGCTGCTGTCATAACTACTTTTAGCTTTCTGATAGTTATAGAGAGCCTGTTCGAAATCCGTATCACTAATCAGAGACTTCTCGTGCAGCCCTTTGCTGCGTTCATAATTCTTCTTCTGGTATTCATATTCAGCTTTGGCACTATCGTAAGTGGCCTGCTGGGAAGCCAGTTCACTTTGCAAAGTGGCACGGTCCATTTCAGCAATCAACTGCCCTTTGGTAACTGCCGAGTTATAGTCTACATAAATCTTGTCAATGATACCTGATACCTGCGTACCAACTTCTACTTCCGTCACCGGTTCGATGGTTCCGGTAGCAGTCACCGAATTGGAAATATCGCCTTTGCTCACGGTAACAGTGGCATATGTGACTTTGTGTTTGGCGGGTGAACCTGCAAAGAACCAGATTCCTGCACCTGCTACCACAACGACTGCCACGGCGATTAAGATAATCTTTTTCGTTTTCATTCGTTTATTATGCTTTTACTTATTTATTATAATGCTAATTTATCCCCTTGATAGAACTTCAGCAACTGAGTATTCAGTATAGCCATATATTTAGCTTGAAGTTGTTCCTGTTGCGCTTGCAGCAAGTTATTCTTCTCGGTAAGAAGTTCCACGGTATTTTTCATTCCCAAGTTGAACTGCTCGCTAATCAGGTCGTAGCTGATTTGTGTACTCCTCAGCTTCTCGTTGGCTGCCGCATAACGTTGCTGTGCACTGTTGGCATCCAGCCAAAGGCCTTCAATCGTCTTGTACAAAGCCTTTTGTTCGTCAAGCAACGACAACATGCTCGTTTCGCGTTGCAACTTAGCCTTTTGTACCGCGCTCTTTGTCTGACGGTTATTGAAGATAGGCACACTGACAGACAAGCCGATGGAATTGTTCCATCCGTTCTTCACCTGCTCACCGAAAGTAAAGTCGCTGCCGCTCGTATGATTCGTCCCGATGCCCGCGCTAAGGCTGACGGTCGGGAAATAACCGGATTTTGCAATATCAATCCCCAGTTCGGAAGCTTCTACATTGAGTTTGCTTGCTTCAATCTCCGGACGAATGGCGAGGGCGCTTACATACACATCTTTCTTGGTGGGCAACGGTGCAAGCACATTCTCGTCGGACAGGGCGGGGAGATAGACATTCATCTCATTCTCTCCATCCAGTTCGAGCAGTTGTTTCAGTTGTAATTTGTAATCTTGCAGGGTGGCTTGCGCTGTCACAAGTTGATAACGGTCGGTACTGACCTGAGCTTCCAGTTGCGCAAAATCACTTTTTGCAATACTTCCCGCATTCAGCAGTTGTTCTCCGCGATTACGCTGCGCAATGGAAACTTGCAGCGTATTCTCGTTTACTCTGACAGACTCGGCCGCATAAAGAATCTGAATGTAAACCTGCGCGATGGATTCCTGGATAGTATTCTCGGAAGTCGCCACATCAAGTCCGGCTACCTGATTGTTCAGTTGTTCCTGCTTAATGGTCTTCAACCGTTTGCTACCATTATATATAGTCCACGAAGTATTCAGGCCATAATTACCGTTATAACTGGTTTTACTGTTACTGCTGATAATCTCGCTACCGCTCACCCGGCTACTCGATTCCTGATACGGACGGTTCACCACCTGCTGACTGGTAGAGAACGAAAGGCTCGGAAACAAAGCAGCTTTAGCTGTCTTCACGTCAATCTGTGTACTTTCCGCAGCCACACGGTTTTTGCGAATCGTAATATTCTGTTCCAAAGCATAGTCGATACACGATTGCAAATCCCATTGGGCAGGGAGATTCACTTCGTTCTGTGTATCGGCTTGCAGCGGAGATTCTTGTGCAGATATGCCCGGAAGCATACCTGCGCCAAGAAATGCCATCACTGTCAATCTTCTTACATTTATCATATTCAT
The DNA window shown above is from Bacteroides faecium and carries:
- a CDS encoding TolC family protein, coding for MNMINVRRLTVMAFLGAGMLPGISAQESPLQADTQNEVNLPAQWDLQSCIDYALEQNITIRKNRVAAESTQIDVKTAKAALFPSLSFSTSQQVVNRPYQESSSRVSGSEIISSNSKTSYNGNYGLNTSWTIYNGSKRLKTIKQEQLNNQVAGLDVATSENTIQESIAQVYIQILYAAESVRVNENTLQVSIAQRNRGEQLLNAGSIAKSDFAQLEAQVSTDRYQLVTAQATLQDYKLQLKQLLELDGENEMNVYLPALSDENVLAPLPTKKDVYVSALAIRPEIEASKLNVEASELGIDIAKSGYFPTVSLSAGIGTNHTSGSDFTFGEQVKNGWNNSIGLSVSVPIFNNRQTKSAVQKAKLQRETSMLSLLDEQKALYKTIEGLWLDANSAQQRYAAANEKLRSTQISYDLISEQFNLGMKNTVELLTEKNNLLQAQQEQLQAKYMAILNTQLLKFYQGDKLAL
- a CDS encoding ABC transporter ATP-binding protein, producing the protein MKKVIEIQNIKRDFQVGDETVHALRGVSFTINEGEFVTIMGTSGSGKSTLLNILGCLDTPTSGEYLLDDIPVRTMSKPQRAVLRNRKIGFVFQSYNLLPKTTAVENVELPLMYNSSVSATERRRRAIESLQAVGLGDRLEHKSNQMSGGQMQRVAIARALVNNPAVILADEATGNLDSRTSFEILVLFQKLHAEGRTIIFVTHNPEIAQYSSRNIRLRDGHVIEDTPNPKILSAAEALAALPKNDED
- a CDS encoding ABC transporter permease, with the protein product MNGTNLFKIALRALANNKLRAFLTMLGIIIGVASVITMLAIGQGSKKSIQQQISEMGSNMIMIHPGADMRGGVRQDPSAMQTLKLTDYEALRDETSFLSAVSPNVSSSGQLIAGNNNYPASVNGVGTEYLDIRQLTVENGEMFTEADIQSSAKVCVIGKTIVDNLFPDGSDPVGKIIRFSKIPFRVVGVLKAKGYNSMGQDQDAVVLAPYTTVMKRLLAVTYLQGVFASALTEDMTEYATDEISTILRRNHKLKATDDDDFTIRTQQELSTMLNSTTDLMTTLLACIAGISLVVGGIGIMNIMYVSVTERTREIGLRMSVGARGVDILSQFLIEAIMISITGGIIGVIIGCGASWIVKSVAHWPIYIQPWSVFLSFAVCTVTGVFFGWYPAKKAADLDPIEAIRYE
- a CDS encoding efflux RND transporter periplasmic adaptor subunit, with the translated sequence MKTKKIILIAVAVVVVAGAGIWFFAGSPAKHKVTYATVTVSKGDISNSVTATGTIEPVTEVEVGTQVSGIIDKIYVDYNSAVTKGQLIAEMDRATLQSELASQQATYDSAKAEYEYQKKNYERSKGLHEKSLISDTDFEQALYNYQKAKSSYDSSKASLAKAERNLSYATITSPIDGVVISRDVEAGQTVASGFETPTLFTIAADLTQMQVVADVDEADIGGVEEGQRASFTVDAYPNDTFDGVVTQIRLGDASSTSSTSSSTSTVVTYEVVISAPNPEQKLKPRLTANVTIYILDKKDVLSVPNKALRFVPEKPLIGANDIVKDCEGEHKLWTREGMTFTAHPVEIGISNGMSTEIVSGLSEGTKVVSEATIGALPGEKMGAEPNNESSGERSPFMPSRPGDNKKKNNK